TCAGGTCACACAGGTAAGCTTGTTGACATACTTAGCGGTGACCGTAAAATTTCTCATTCAGTTATTTTCTCATGTTAACTACTAAGTAGGCACATTTCGGGTTATCGCTCTATTAAATTTAAAGCGGTTTCAGACTGTTAACATAATTGAAAGCCTACTAAGTTTAAAAAGAGTTACATTTTAGTCAATTTACACGCGAGAAGTGGAAAGTGGGAAGTTTGAGCGACTCGAAAACAAGTAATACTTATTAAGAAAATCTCAGTAGATATTCAAGTAAATATCTTCTAACATAACCTGCTTCATCAGGGAGCTGAACCGGCTCAAATGTAAAACAATACCCCGTATTTTTAAAAGAGAAGTTGTAGCGTTGATTAAGTACAGAATTTCTTTGCTTattcgcattttttttcaaatgctCTCACGCGTAACCGGGCGGGTCGCTTGGAGAAGATAAATCAAAGAACCTACGTGCTATACGCTATACCTAATATACTGCGCTCATTTAACCTATTATCCCTTAAATAGGTCTTCAATTTCTCATGAACCACGTACATACATATCAATCGCTAGCTATTAAATGGCATTAAGCATGGGCATGGCTCATCTCATGTAACATGAAGAATATGACAAAGTTAATAAGTGACGTGAGATAAAGACGTAGCGGAATGAGTTCCTAGCAGAGCCCGGGGCTATTGAAAAACTGGTggatttattagtttttatcgATTATTTTTATGGACTTTTCGAACGGTGCGGTTAGATTTGCCTTTATCGTGTTCCCAGATTAAGTTTTCCGAACGAAATGAGATTCCGTTttccatttaattttgtaagtagTTTTGAAAGTGAAATGTAGTTTCAACGATGCTTTCGTGGACTGATGAGTTTTTGACGATTGTTTATTTGTGATTAATTATCGATGTTTTCATAGTATTATAGAAAATCATACTTTGCTGTAAAGAAATAGCTGTAATTATTGGCCTAGAATGTGTAGGTATCTGCCGAAAAGCCAATGGTTCAATATCCACATAATCCTATCGTAAAACCATTGTCTAACAAATGTCTGCCATGTTGTATCGTGACGCTTCGGAACGGCAttgatttcatttaatttaaaagacagAAACTTCAGAAGCTAACATAGCCATGGGCGAATTCAAGACTCCCATGACCCCCCCTGCCCCGCTCCTGGGCCCCGGGCTGGGTCAACAGACAAAAGTACtagatatttttctaaactcacaatttttttttgtattcctGCGACTAAAGAGGGGAATTTATATAGTTATGTATGACTAGAATTTGACCATGTGACCTTTCCTATATACTAGGTATAAAGCTGGATCTGTCCGTGAACACACATTGCGTCAGACAAGTACGAATATGTTTCTTAGTTcttaattttcataatataatacaaatgaGATGAGAGCACCAGAAGTTCGTCTCTACACCAGTTAATTAAAACTCAATAGCTAAATTTACTTTCAACATCCAACCATGGGACAACATTAATAAAATTCCACATTTCGAATTGGCACCGAGAATCTCCCGACAAAATCAAATATTCAATCCAAACTCCAGTGCAACTATTTACGAAATTGTAGCCGTGTTATTCAATAACAAAAAGCTTTCAACCGTTGATTAATAAGTATCTGTTGAATTAAAGCTAGAGGAAAACCCATTTATTTGCCGAGTACGGATAACTTCAGGGATCGGGGAAGTTGGAAAATTTATTGGATCTGCTTTCAGAGGATGCTGTGATATCAGTAGTAATTGTAGGAGCTTTACCACCTTTATAAGCTGAAGAACATCTTGTTTTACGTCGCTACAATCTTGACAGAGTGATTGTGGTAGcctcctgaagcccaccatataaatattttgaaaaaaattgtcaaagcaattagaatctaattgtttcgagaataaagtcaaactgccatggtgtaaaacaatagaaaaacaaaagaatttatactttgttacattgtcataaATTCCTAATTCCCTTGgacttattgtgtacattctattgcacattgggccgCACGAGGGTAGTCGGTTAAGGAGCAGGAGCTTCTTAACAGGATTTTTTTGGGGAAATAGCATGGTGTTTTACCGTTAGCTTCCACACAACAGTGCTGGAGTCGGAGTTCTCacatcagaggccgtattactaacgtttctgacgctcatgaacgcaatcaaatgacagatttcgcatacagaaactgtcatttgattgcgatcacgagcgttagaaacgtcaggcaatacggcctctggtcctttagtcgccttttacgataCTGAGGGGAAGATTGGGTCCATCCTTTTCTAAAACTGAGGTAAACCAACCACTAATACGGAAGgttgtcaaaaaaataaaagcttgtaaaagacAACTTTGTCGGTGAAAATGtgacactttaaaaataatccaAGAGAGCGCACATAAGCCAGCCGTCGACAGCTGGCGTTAGCGTGCGGTGGTTTGTGCAAATCCGAGTGTGAAATGCTCAGGCCGCGCAATGTCCGATAAAAAAACTGTTGCTGAGTATTAACCGTTTATTTTTGTAGCGATCCGCATATCCGGTGCAAAACAGAACCTTCAGTAaagtaaacgtccgagtgctcgaaaagctaatgcccaatagacgacaccctgctttCATCTATTGCTAATGTAATGACATATGATTAAatatgccaactattgggacagtgacgagcactcgtacgtttacctattcaacatttatttaattgcaaCCTTCTTAGCtaaaactccaaatttgttacttttacggtcatcccgtgaaatccaacgaaaataaaaactgaaacatggatgcactgaaaaaacatagaaaaagagaccagcgctggtgcTGGAGTTTTCTTAGCTACCTAGGGTGTAGCATATCTTATAAAACTGGAGATCTCAATAGCTATATTGTTGTGCCGTGTAACAGTGAATAAATGAAGATAAATGCAtactttctttcttctttctttacgAATACGCCGCGAACTTGGCAGCTGCCGACGGGTGTCTGCGACATCGCCAGATTCCAGTTTTAATTCTATAAATCGCAGGGATTCAAGGAACCTCGTTAACTCCCCGCGCTTTGTAACTGCGATGCTTTGTCGCGTGATTCTCTGTTTGTAACTGTCCTAACTCAATATTTTACGAAGTTCTCTTTGTCTCTGATTACTTTGACGAGGTCCGGTAAAAGTTTTCTGAAAATGTGTCCCGGGAGTTAATTCTGGTGTAGGTATTTCCGTTAGTTTTTAAACAGTTTACGACTTGGAGTTTCGCCAGTACTTTATTAATGCTGCTaggaatgtttttttaagtatatcAATAATCTCGCGTAAAATAGATACAGTCAAAGAAAATCAATCGCGTActaaggtggaaccttttcacaactAATTTCAAGATGACTACTGTGGCCGATGTAGGTACGAAACATAAACACGAAATTTGCAGCGAAAAGTTTCTACTCGTGCGGTTCTTCAAGGTGGTAGGTACGTGATTCAGATTCAGAACAAAAGACAAGGCACTGATCAAAACAAAAGAGTTCACATTAAAAATGAATACGGGCCTCGCGactaatactcgtacctacctaataaagaACAACAAGCAAAATACGCTGTATGCGCACAAAATTTCTTCCTAAAGTTTAGTTTCCTCAAACAGCCTTTTACGCAAAGCATTCCAGGGAACCTAACCAAAAATTCCTCTCTCCAATCCGCGCCAGACCCGTTCGACGTTCCATgcatcatttgaatttgaattcgaaACATCGTTTTGTCAAACTGCTCTCTGCCTGTGATATACCCCACTCCAGTTCTATCCCGCTTCATCCGGACATTGTACTTCAAAACGTCGAGCCGCACTCTCTTGATCCAAAACAAGTAACGAGATGCTGTCATTGGCTATTCGATCAGTATATCTCATTCACATCGGAGTGGTTAAAGCAAGACTGGTATAACGTTAAATGTCGACCCCAACTTGTGCAACTTTCCATCAGTTACGTTCGCACGAGTGCCGGTGATCCGTGGTGACAGCTACTCGATTCAATTACATACGAATACGGACACCGCTAAAGCATTATACAAACAATTCGGCCCTGTCGTTTACAGTAGAAACGACAAGGACGAAATGATTTCGAGTGTAGCCTTTCAATTTCGCTTACAGCATTTTTTGAGTGGAATGGATAATTCTGGCATATTCTGTTCGTGGCACTTTGCCGGTTATCATGACGCAAATATCCACGAATGCTTCCCGAAGGATAGTCGTCCGATGTCTGCAAATTCAATTGGACCCAATGTTCGATACGAGGGAACGGCGTTATTTTATTACCTGCTTCGACCTCTTATTTCATAGGATTGTACTCAAGCACAAAGGAGAGGTCGCGTTATAAAATCGTGTGATGGTGTCGTTTGCTCTGTGGAATTTATGGCTTTATCTTGTTTAATAGACAAGCAAAGTCTCGTGCCTAACGTTCCACCAGCTTTTCTCTTTGGTTAGGAATCGGTTTTTGTATGTGCGactgttttaaagttaaataaaataacctttaTCGCCAAAACCTAGCTAAAATTCAAActaaaaacgaacaaaataaaaaaatatataaaaaaagtaaaaactaaaacaaggtTAACTATGCTAAACGAACTTACGCTAGGTTAAGCAACCTCAGCGTGTGCTATACTCGTTGGCATGCCTGGTATTCAGACTAATCCCTAGAAGAGGGACGATCGCTACTCGtaaaaagcaatttatgaaatcaataatacctacttcgttataatttacttgaaatatataattttggccgggtagaaatacgaaagaATCCTTAATCCCCTATTTTACTTAATCAATTATTGGAATTTTGGGATTGTCCCGAGCCACACAGAGTTCTGTACAAGAACCAAGTTTTGTTAATACCTAGACAGAATGAAAATGAACTACGCGACGTGGCAAGGTTAAGGGTTGTAAGTTAAGTTATGTGTTATTAGTGCTAGGTTTCACTACCGTTCTTCGCTTAGCCGtcaattattaaatttcatccTCACCACTTTGATGgatggcaatctagcaccgtctCCGCAGCGGAACTTTTTTCCACATACGACTAAACTATGGAACCGCTTCCTGagacttagggatctttaaaaacgaaccTAACAATCTCTCAAAggaccggcaacgcacctgtgatacccctcgtgttgcatCAGGTGACCCTCATACTCTTTTTCCTCCTCTTAGATAAAAGTCATCATCTTAGATAAAAGTCATCATCTCATAAGGTACGTACGTTGGCTGGCGACGGCGGAAATTTCGTGCCGCGCGGCCGCGCTGGTGTATAGCGCTCTTGCCGCGCTTGCGCCGCCTAGTCCTCTTCCTCGAATACGACGCCAGGAGCAGCCCTTTCCGTGCGTCTATCCTCTTCTTGGAGTCTTTGGCTAACGTCCGGACGGCCAGCGACGTAGGGTCGAAGCTGAACGTCGAATCGTCTCTATGCTCGTTGAGGTCCTTTTTTCTTTCCTGATGATTTTATTGGATACATTTTTGTTATCGTGTTGTATGTTAGTAAGAGTCGCAAATGAATGAGCATGGACTGAGCAGGTTCTGGAACATTAATATCCATCTCTAAACAGCCACTGGGCTGGTCTCTCTAACCAttctgactacgaagtttgagatCCCAGGTTTAATCCCCAGTCGGGGCAGatacatatttgtatgaaaaatacgagtgtttgttctcgagtcttggatgtttaatatgtttaagtatatatgtttACCGACTtaaaactggtacctagattaaggtataataaaaaaggtctattatttttgcttttcagttttttcggcggtttaattttattgttaaaaagtttttatttcataatttttccCACCCATAGGGttgttttttccaaatttatatgaaacCAATTTCAAGGCTTAtccctttccaataaaaaaaataatttttaaaatcggactactctgtaaaaagttatgcgtggtgatatataaaatatacgcgtcaacttgagaacctcctccgttttttttcgtcagttaaaaaaaaacgatgaatATATAGCCGGTGAAAGTCCACGTGACGACTATTAATAAGCAAATGACCAGTATAccttagatacttaaatacaacaTGCACCTCTTAAGTCTAATTCTTAGGTTGTAATCTAAAGTCACCTCCTGCGTGATCTGCGACTCCTCCTCGTAGCTGAGGGCCACGACGGCAAGCATCAGGTTGATGAGGTAGAACGAACCGAAGAAGACCACCACCGTGAAGAAAGAGACAGACATCGGGCCACAAGACGACAGGACCTGTGGACAAGGAATATGTCAACAATTAAGAATTTGAATAATTTGTTTAGGATGCTTTTCAACCTAAagctgggtccacatttgtaccattttgtcgtaTCGTATCTCCGTCGCGTTACACCGACGCGTATCAAGATCGCTAGTGTGGACGCTAAAACACCGCGAACATGCAGCGCGTTGATACGCGTACATATTATATACCCCGCACACTCGCGATCGGATACGCGTATCAAGATCGGTAAGTATGGACATATTTTGATACTGTATCACAATACGAAGTTATGATTTGATACGCGACACGCCGTGATCGCTCTCAGGGCGGTTTTTCCCCGATACGGCGTTATATTTTTTCACGCAACGTTGTTAGTGATACGGTGTGCCCAAAGTGAGCGTCCATACTTAGGATACGCGAGCTCGATACGATACGCGTGATCGTGATCGGCAAAATGatacatgatgatgataatgatggaaACAGCTAAAGATGTGCGAtaatgtattgcgaggaatgtgtttttcatgaaccaatagaaacgcttcatttacgtATCCTAGCACCGCTACATtcctggtggaaacggagcctaactCAAGCAAAATATggttaatgaaataaatctggataactcacgtcttaaatcgagtgtAGCTCGGCATGTTTCAGACTAATTCGTGGCCCTTCTTCTTGGAGCAACGAATCAGCCCGATTATTAttagattaaataataaaacgaaCGTACCCAAAGGTATATATCAGCTGAATTCAAACACTTTATCTACAAAATGGGTCGTAGATTTGTATGTTGAACGTGACTCTATTGAATTTAAATCCTACCTAACTCCACAAACTAAATTCACATACGTTTAGCACGTGACAAAACTGTATTATTTACGAAAACCCGAGCCATTCGAAAATCACAACACGAAAACCATTTTGCGAATAACCCAATTCATTTATTAACCAATAAACCGTtgcaaaataacaataacaaattaaagCTTGGCTTCAATCACTTCGCATTAAGTTTATTGAATGGTAAATGCAAACGTTTCATTTGTGTGGAATGGTTTTCTCGAGGCGTCAGTCATTAAACGATACTAAGGGAAGGCCACGGCGTAAGCGGCTAGCTTAGCGTTTAAGGTAGACTTCCGACTAGAGCGGCTCCGGCGACAGTaacgcggcgatagagcgatagtattatgcagtGTGTCGCCGATGACAGtgacgctgcgttcgaacgttagttcatacggttccgtactgcataatactatcgctcAATCGCCGCGTTACTGCCGCTGCGTTAGTGTcgccggagccgctctactcggaagtctacctTTAGCGTTTAAGGTAGACTTCCGACTAGAGCTCTATATCGCCACTGCTGCGCGTCACTGCCGCTGCATGACGAGCAGCGCGACTCCGTGTCAGTTTGTTGTTATTCCATGCGAACTCAGTCCACTTTGTTGTgatattcaaacaaaaaaatcgcTCGGCGATAATGACGCAGCGGCTCTGATCTGACGCTGCGGTCGTTGCGATAGAGCCGCTCTAGTCGGAAGTCTACCTTTAGCGGAAAACGTTGTGTACAATTAAAGTTTCTGGCACAGACTTCCGATCAAATTCGATGCCGCGAGggtataatcatcatcatcaccacagcCTATgaacatcccactgctgggtacaggcctcctctcagtttTGGAAGAGCGTGGGCAGAAGTTCCCACTTGGGCCCGGATGCATAGTTcgcacacactattgaattgcttcgcaggcttcatgtgcgaaatcacattcgaaatttaccacgagctttacggtaaaagaaatcattgtgaggaaacctacaaAACATTCGAAGCAATTCCATGGTGTGTGAGAAGTTCCGAtatcgcactgggcccgcgtaagGGGTGCATGTTAAGCGAGCTGAGTAATCTAGCTAGGCAATAGATACAGGCTTTAGATTTATCGTAGGcgttttgatattttaaagagATATAACTTAAGGAAAGGTCAAGTCCCACGTTTATTTCACCCGTCGGGCCGTCTGgcgaacaatacaatacaatacaatacaaagactctttattgtacaccagacatacctagtaagcgatacagaaaacagatacacagagaaaaaaaaatacaaggtgagcaataggcggccttatcacttaagagcgatctcttccaggcaaccttttttacagaaagaaggaaggactagtttacaacaggtggtgcatcaaaagtagataagaaaatttaaacgtaacagcaatacatctacgaatacatacataattatacgtacatataatatacgtccacaataaatataggtagtgagataaacagcaacaaataaataaataaattataataaggctaataattacaagatgacagatagtgctattaaaatagtgacaaagacCCTTAAAGAACCTTATTGTTTtgcttttataaattaaaaaatctgaGAAATTTTCTTTCCAGTAAAACCACATAAGTATAAAGATTATAGTAGATTTCCAGGTTTGTCTCATGTGTAGGTTCTCTCTGATGTGTAGGTCTCTTGCCTTTAATAAAGTCGAGATTAACAccacaaaattcaaaaacaatcaaaaactataattatataatttaaagtcgacttataaaattaattaacactTGAATCGTGGGTAACGTGAATTTGCCGTCCGATCCGCATCGATTATTTAATCGTAATTGGTTACTGGTATCCGTATTATTCCAGCCGCTTGCCGCAGTCGGCGGGTTGAATCAGCCGTACTCGATTAATCCGTCTTTGACTTTACAAGAAAGCTGTGCGAATGTTGGTTTTAATAATGCAGATTGATGGGAAACCAGTCACTGATTTATCTACTATTgtaaacagtttattgttcCAAATACAGGATGTCTCTGACCACAGGGCTTCAAATCCAgggttcaatgagggctatcgttttttgtctttctgaatggcgccactgttgcgtgaggtttttaagtgtggctttcaaagtctgtttgttattacgggcgtgaaaacatagtttagattaaaatcatatttgtgacaatccgtagcaaaagggtCCTTATGGCAGGTATAGTTAAGGTATCCTAAATCTGCGTTAAATAAGCTATCTAATACAAAAATAACCATGACCCTAAGTCACatactttttttctaagaaacATTAAACCTACACATGCTAAGTATTACACTTTTGAGAAAACGTTAAAAGAAGTTTGAAACTCATTTTATGGATGTTCCcattggaagttacatagatgatgATTGATTATGTATTTCAAGGTGTTTTTCTTTGAAACTCAGTTATGATTTTGTTAATGTGATTTCCAGATCGTGAAAAATCAGCCTTTAATTAGAGTGAGTCGCCTATAAGgacgaaataaagaaaaaataattttcggaCTGTTCTTTAATATGTTGTAATCTGAACCATAGTATATAAGTAGTTGGagatatttaaatttacatcttaggatataaataaaatcacagttaacgaaatatattttttttcattaaaattacataatttctATATTTTTCACCCTACCCTATAACATTAACAATTTTCGTATCACAAAAGTGTCATTTTTATTCTacaattcttattttattatttataatcggTACGAGTTACACAAAAATCACAAATTGACTCCCATACACTTGAGAAAAGGGTCCTTGACCAATCACAGGCAAAAATTATTGATAATTACAGAATGTAACGatagtaatattatttatttactaatattgtattaaaacagAATACCGAAGAAAAAGTGTTATTAGAAGTTAACTTCAAATCTTGATTAATAAAGAGTAATTCTGATAAAACGTTTATGTCGAATAATTCACACAGTACCTAGTACTTCCGTAAAAGAACATATCCCCTACCCTATGGAGGTAGGGGGGATCAAAAATCCCGGTCAAGATACGTAAGATTTCTCGaacccctttttagggttccgtagtcaactaggaacccttgtagtttcgccacgtctgttcgtttgtctgtctgtctgtccgcgggtaagctcaactatactggaaagctgtaatttgacatgaatatatatcagtcacgccgacaaagtggtacaataaaaaaaagtaaaaaaaaaattttttagggtacctcccatagacgtaaagtgggttttttttttctctactaaccctatattgtgaggtatcgttggataggtcttttaaaaccattgggggttgctcagacaatttttctattcagtgatctgtttgcgaaatattcaactttaaagtgcaaattttcattgaaatcgaacgtccccccccctaatctaaactgttgggtgcaaaaatttgaaaaaattcagaatggtggtaaatatatcaaatttacaaggaaaattatagcggctaggattgcttgagaattattagtagtttaatagtaaatagcagcctaaggtattaaataaacctaaacttggaaatgaaatgaaagtaaAGGTTCTCCATTTAAATAAAGGTTCATCGTTTGATAACACTCAGTATAGTTGACAGAGCCGTTTCAACAGCCAAtctaaaaagtgaaataaaacttAACGTGTTTGATCTGCTCAAGTTATTACCTTCTTTCGGAATGTCCAATACAGTTTAGAACCACCACTATATTTTCCTCAATAAACGCTAGAACGTTTAACTTTATCTCAGCAACTCAACTCTGTCAATTGACCCAATTACTCAAAACCTTAGCTAAATATGGCGGCGTAATTCGTCGTTTACCGCCGTATCTCAGATTTAACTGTTCGCCTTATATTTTAAGGTGGACGTTAATATAATGAAGGCTGGCCACGGTCCCCGAAATGAACTTTAGTTCGCTGAGCGTATTCATAATGTAAGGGCTGTTTCGGCGGGACCTTAATTAATTCTGTGAGGAAGGGCGCGCTTAGTTGATATCATCTACGAGGAATGATAAACTACAGTAGGCTCACTTTGCTTCGGGAAAATCgtgaaacattatgtctaatCATTTGGGAACTCATCAATCTTTGCAAAGTACAAAACCAAGGACTTCATAggttattttacattaaaaatctCTTTAATTGTGTCAATTTGAATTCCTTAAGCATTGGATAAAATTATACTTACGCCACACTCGGTACCAACTATACAGGGTGACATCGGAGACGCAATCAGAAACTACTTTTTAGACTAGTTAATTTATAGCTATTTACATGCTTTAGTCCCTAGACGAAACaaaaaccattatttttttgttaaaaccaTGATTTACTGCATTGGTGATTTAATTAAGggaaatattaacaaaaaataaacggtttttttttcgtgtgagGACTAGTGCATGTTAAATAGCTATCAATCAACGAGCCCAAAAAAGTAGTTTCTGATTACGTCTCCAATGTCACCCTGTAGACAGCAATATTTTATGTTCTTGAGAGAAATTGACTATCTGATGCGACatgcatatttaaaaaaaaaccttacgtAAAAAGAGGGAAGGAATTCCGAGAAATCTCTTGCGTCCTTACATCAATAGTGGTAGGGTGGTCGAATATGAAAGAAGTTATCCTTACATGACTACTCGTAAttaatcatcatatcagtcgtaggacgtcctctGTTCGACACAGGCATCccccatggacctccagttacttcggttggaagcggcctgcattccCCGTGAACCCTCGGCTCgtgaaacacgaacatcgcaaacgttccgctagaggcgctgttcgtgtttccatacaaattga
This portion of the Choristoneura fumiferana chromosome 14, NRCan_CFum_1, whole genome shotgun sequence genome encodes:
- the LOC141434968 gene encoding sodium channel protein 60E-like, producing the protein MAFKHFTRPPISKTHIIVLSSCGPMSVSFFTVVVFFGSFYLINLMLAVVALSYEEESQITQEERKKDLNEHRDDSTFSFDPTSLAVRTLAKDSKKRIDARKGLLLASYSRKRTRRRKRGKSAIHQRGRAARNFRRRQPTHRTTILREAFVDICVMITGKVPRTEYARIIHSTQKML